A single window of Methylacidimicrobium sp. AP8 DNA harbors:
- the alaS gene encoding alanine--tRNA ligase: protein MTSSEIRESFLRFFRERGHTIVPSAPLLPDSPNLLFTNAGMNQFVPIFLGLRPAPYSPPRAADTQKCIRAGGKHNDLEEVGFDTYHHTFFEMLGNWSFGDYFKKEAISWAWELLTGWWAFPPARLYATVYAPGPGDPGEFDAESYEIWAALFAKAGCDPAIHVAKFGKRDNFWMMGDTGPCGPCSEIHVDLTPEGKSLGRLLNRGDPRCLEVWNLVFIQYDARGDGSLSLLPARHVDTGMGLERIASILQGTAGFRNFPERISNYDTDLFRPLLRTLEKLSGLPYRGTVPEPGGRAEPSDIAFRVIADHFRALAFAIADGILPGNVGRGYVLRRILRRATRFGRSLGLQPPFLPELLPALLSAMGDAFPELAAQESRIAAVLAAEESLFARTLERGLSLFEDLVAKAAGRPERKITGEEAFLLYDTYGFPLDLTELMAREQGLSVDAEGFAQCMEAQRSRSAAAREDDLLSVAARTDFVGYEELEAEGEVVLLLAGNRAVFDRTPFYAEMGGQVGDTGTVELPLEGRRLPVLDTVRSAGGAHLHRLAELDGLEPGCRAVLRVDRERRKRIAIHHTATHLLHWALREVLGPQTVQRGSYVGPDRLRFDFSRTGPLSPDQIACVERLVQERIAADEPVRWEERPYSEVKNDPRILQLFGEKYGERVRVVSIGDFSQELCGGTHIRRTGEIGFWKILTETGVAAGIRRIEAAGGAALLDFLRDQAEAQEKAWEGLRRKDPALPPLPPFSVEGEPALATDRLAQRRQTLRELEQRVREAEKQAAKRAEEALRARADRDAEAARSAAERYGSLPVLVFDCGSAPAAYLPLLWQALRARWGGVAVLACRDQGRAAFLVGVSPSRASRVDAARLLREILAPIAGKGGGRPELAQGGSGRPESIPAALAHARELLRAIGGAL from the coding sequence ATGACCTCGTCGGAAATTCGCGAGAGCTTTCTCCGCTTCTTCCGGGAACGGGGTCACACGATCGTCCCCTCGGCCCCGCTCCTGCCCGATTCGCCCAACCTGCTCTTCACCAACGCGGGGATGAACCAGTTCGTGCCGATCTTCCTCGGCCTCCGTCCCGCTCCCTATTCCCCGCCCCGCGCCGCGGATACCCAGAAGTGCATCCGGGCCGGGGGGAAGCACAACGACCTCGAAGAGGTGGGATTCGACACCTACCATCACACCTTCTTCGAGATGCTGGGCAACTGGTCCTTCGGCGACTACTTCAAGAAGGAAGCCATTTCCTGGGCCTGGGAGCTGCTCACGGGTTGGTGGGCCTTCCCCCCGGCCAGGCTCTACGCCACGGTCTACGCGCCCGGCCCGGGCGATCCGGGCGAGTTCGACGCCGAATCCTACGAGATATGGGCGGCTCTCTTCGCGAAGGCTGGCTGCGACCCGGCGATCCACGTCGCGAAGTTCGGCAAGCGCGACAATTTCTGGATGATGGGCGACACCGGCCCCTGCGGCCCCTGCTCGGAAATCCATGTCGATCTCACCCCGGAAGGGAAGAGCCTCGGGCGGCTGCTCAACCGGGGAGACCCGCGCTGCCTCGAGGTCTGGAACCTCGTCTTCATCCAGTACGATGCGCGCGGCGACGGCTCCCTCTCCCTCCTGCCGGCCCGGCACGTCGACACGGGCATGGGGCTCGAGAGAATCGCCTCGATCCTGCAGGGAACGGCGGGCTTCCGCAACTTCCCCGAACGGATCTCCAACTACGACACCGATCTCTTCCGCCCCCTCCTCCGGACCCTCGAAAAGCTTTCCGGGCTCCCCTATCGGGGTACCGTGCCCGAGCCCGGCGGCCGCGCAGAGCCGAGCGATATCGCCTTCCGCGTCATCGCCGACCACTTCCGGGCGCTCGCCTTCGCGATCGCCGACGGCATCCTCCCCGGCAACGTCGGGCGGGGCTACGTCCTGCGCCGGATCCTCCGCCGGGCGACCCGCTTCGGCCGCAGCCTGGGCCTTCAGCCCCCTTTCCTCCCCGAGCTTCTGCCCGCCCTGCTCTCCGCGATGGGGGACGCCTTTCCGGAGCTGGCCGCGCAGGAGTCGCGGATCGCCGCTGTTCTCGCGGCTGAGGAGAGCCTCTTCGCCCGGACCTTGGAGAGAGGACTCTCCCTCTTCGAGGACCTCGTCGCGAAGGCCGCCGGACGCCCGGAGCGGAAGATCACCGGAGAGGAAGCTTTTCTCCTGTACGACACCTACGGCTTTCCGCTCGATCTGACCGAGCTGATGGCGCGCGAGCAGGGTCTTTCGGTCGATGCGGAAGGCTTCGCCCAATGCATGGAAGCGCAGCGGAGCCGCTCGGCGGCGGCCCGGGAGGACGACCTCCTGAGCGTCGCGGCCCGAACTGATTTCGTCGGCTACGAGGAGCTGGAGGCCGAGGGGGAGGTCGTCCTCCTTCTGGCCGGGAACCGCGCGGTCTTCGACCGGACGCCGTTTTACGCCGAGATGGGAGGCCAGGTCGGCGACACCGGCACGGTGGAGCTGCCGCTGGAGGGGCGCCGCCTTCCGGTCCTCGATACCGTCCGTTCGGCCGGCGGCGCGCACCTCCACCGGTTGGCGGAGCTCGACGGGCTGGAGCCGGGCTGCCGGGCGGTCCTCCGGGTCGATCGGGAGCGCCGGAAGCGGATCGCCATCCATCACACGGCGACCCATCTTCTCCACTGGGCCCTCCGCGAGGTTCTCGGCCCGCAAACCGTCCAGCGGGGCAGCTACGTCGGCCCCGATCGCCTCCGTTTCGACTTTTCCCGCACAGGCCCGCTCTCCCCCGACCAGATCGCGTGCGTGGAGCGGCTCGTCCAGGAACGCATCGCCGCGGACGAGCCGGTCCGCTGGGAAGAGCGCCCCTACTCGGAGGTTAAGAACGACCCCCGCATCCTCCAGCTCTTCGGCGAAAAATACGGCGAGCGCGTCCGGGTCGTCTCCATCGGAGACTTTTCACAGGAACTCTGCGGGGGGACCCACATCCGCCGCACGGGCGAGATCGGCTTCTGGAAGATCCTGACCGAAACTGGGGTGGCCGCGGGCATCCGTCGGATCGAGGCTGCGGGCGGCGCCGCTCTCCTCGACTTCCTGCGCGACCAGGCGGAAGCTCAGGAAAAGGCGTGGGAAGGCCTGCGGCGAAAGGATCCGGCCCTTCCCCCGCTCCCGCCCTTTTCCGTCGAAGGGGAGCCCGCGCTGGCGACCGATCGGCTGGCGCAGCGGCGCCAGACGCTGCGGGAGCTGGAGCAGCGGGTGCGCGAGGCCGAAAAGCAAGCGGCTAAGAGAGCCGAAGAAGCATTGCGGGCCCGCGCCGACCGGGACGCCGAAGCAGCTCGGAGCGCCGCCGAGCGCTACGGCTCTCTTCCGGTTCTTGTTTTCGACTGCGGCTCCGCGCCTGCGGCGTACCTCCCGCTCCTTTGGCAGGCCCTTCGCGCCCGTTGGGGAGGAGTTGCGGTCCTCGCCTGCCGCGACCAAGGACGGGCGGCCTTCCTGGTCGGGGTCTCCCCTTCCCGCGCTTCCCGGGTCGACGCCGCCCGGCTCCTCCGGGAGATCCTCGCGCCGATCGCGGGCAAAGGCGGAGGCCGCCCCGAGCTCGCGCAAGGAGGAAGCGGGCGGCCGGAGAGCATACCGGCGGCCTTGGCGCACGCCCGGGAGCTTCTCCGGGCGATCGGCGGGGCCCTCTAG
- a CDS encoding DUF2905 domain-containing protein, with protein sequence MQPIGRFLVIAGLLLAGIGLLISLGVGTKWIGRLPGDIRIEKGDVHFYFPITTCLLASLLLSAILWLFRR encoded by the coding sequence ATGCAACCGATCGGACGCTTTCTGGTGATCGCCGGCCTTCTGCTCGCCGGAATCGGGCTGCTGATCAGCCTCGGAGTCGGCACCAAGTGGATCGGGAGGCTGCCGGGGGATATCCGGATCGAGAAGGGCGACGTCCACTTCTACTTCCCGATCACCACCTGCCTGCTTGCCAGCCTCCTGCTGAGCGCGATTCTCTGGCTTTTCCGGCGCTGA
- a CDS encoding cytochrome c: MKTPLPDRIGFRLPFLSPEAARRSRRLALAGGALLLAPLAVSAQDVKQGEQLYMMNCAACHQPNGAGIPAVYPPLAGSPLMTGGSKRAVAIVLNGLQGPITVNGMQFNGPMQPWKAILSDEKIAAILTYARQAWGNKGTPVTPEQVKAARAEYAQRTTPLTEADLNAIPDEDIKP, from the coding sequence ATGAAGACACCCTTGCCCGATCGGATTGGCTTTCGTCTCCCGTTTCTTTCTCCGGAAGCAGCCCGGCGAAGCCGGCGGCTCGCCCTCGCGGGCGGAGCGCTGCTGCTGGCTCCGCTGGCCGTCTCCGCCCAGGACGTGAAGCAGGGCGAGCAGCTTTACATGATGAACTGCGCCGCCTGCCACCAGCCGAACGGCGCCGGGATCCCGGCCGTCTATCCGCCGCTGGCCGGCTCCCCCCTGATGACGGGCGGCTCCAAGCGGGCGGTGGCGATCGTCCTCAACGGCTTGCAGGGCCCGATCACGGTCAACGGGATGCAGTTCAACGGGCCGATGCAGCCCTGGAAAGCGATCCTCTCGGACGAGAAGATCGCAGCGATCTTGACCTACGCCCGGCAGGCCTGGGGCAACAAGGGAACCCCGGTGACCCCGGAGCAGGTGAAGGCGGCCCGTGCGGAGTACGCCCAGCGCACCACCCCCTTGACGGAGGCCGACCTCAACGCGATTCCGGACGAAGACATCAAGCCGTAG
- the pdxH gene encoding pyridoxamine 5'-phosphate oxidase has product MRYLEGSGKELAGPPLERADLDDDPLRQFLSWYEEARRLEAGDPSAAALATASREGRVRNRMVLLKAVDDRGFIFFTNYRSRKGRDLEENPQAAFTCFWPASRRQVCARGAVEKTSAEESARYFQSRPVASRLSAWASPQSEPIPPERAFLERRFREMEERFASGEIPLPPHWGGYRLLPDEIEFWQGRSNRLHDRFQYLRAPTGGWKIQRLAP; this is encoded by the coding sequence ATGAGGTATCTCGAGGGTTCGGGCAAGGAGCTGGCGGGGCCCCCGCTGGAACGGGCGGATCTCGACGACGACCCCTTGCGGCAGTTTCTTTCCTGGTACGAGGAGGCGCGGCGCCTCGAGGCGGGCGATCCCTCCGCGGCCGCGCTGGCCACCGCGTCCCGGGAGGGGAGAGTGCGGAACCGGATGGTGCTGCTCAAGGCGGTCGACGACCGGGGCTTTATTTTTTTTACGAATTACCGCAGCCGCAAGGGGAGGGATCTCGAGGAGAATCCCCAGGCGGCCTTCACCTGCTTCTGGCCGGCTTCCCGGCGGCAGGTGTGCGCCCGCGGCGCCGTGGAAAAGACGAGCGCGGAGGAGTCGGCGCGCTATTTTCAAAGCCGGCCGGTGGCGAGCCGCCTCTCCGCTTGGGCATCCCCGCAGAGCGAGCCGATCCCCCCCGAGCGCGCATTCTTGGAGAGGCGCTTTCGGGAGATGGAGGAACGGTTCGCCTCCGGCGAGATTCCCCTTCCTCCCCATTGGGGGGGCTACCGCCTGCTGCCCGACGAGATCGAATTTTGGCAAGGCCGGAGCAACCGCCTGCACGACCGCTTCCAGTACCTGCGCGCGCCGACCGGGGGATGGAAGATCCAGCGGCTGGCGCCGTAG